From the genome of Spirochaetae bacterium HGW-Spirochaetae-1, one region includes:
- a CDS encoding NADH:flavin oxidoreductase has product MMTKNLDKLFSPISINGMTLKNRAVMPAMGTGYGNTDSTVSDRLITYLERRAAGGVGLIITEVFAVDRRGKGFPAEVGIWDDSFIPGLTRLTEAVHRKGALIAAQLHHAGRETAEGIVGAKPEAPSPLPSIILRQPCEEMTIERINKVTQAFADAALRAKNAGFDAVEIHGAHGYLVCQFLSPFSNHRTDQYGGSPENRARFALEILEKTRKAVGPDFPIIIRISSDEAVKGGHDLEFSRWLAPKLVEAGADAIHVSLGVYSTPGNLTIASMDVEPGFNLFRARAIKEVVSVPVIGVGRIHDPRLAEDALSRGDADLISFGRQHLTDPDFLNKAKAGNYDDIRFCIACNQGCIERLMFEFKSATCVFNPECGEEYRMDLGPAEKPRTVWIAGAGPAGLSAAMYAAEKGHGVRIFESGTEPGGQLISASMPPHKEGLRQWLAWALRRLAAKGITPEYNTALTPDEAAKEKPDLVICATGAAPLVPPIPGIDTAIVIDARDVLTGIKSVTTDPVVILGAGYVGMETADFLIQRGMKVTVIEKAPFPPVNAITAHGYWLHRRLYKSGSLLELGTEIISIEKNLVRIKKQDGTEKSIEAVTVINALGAKSRKGLSEDLKKLGIPTADVGDSISPRRFLEAIHEGAWAGINIEKNIAGEK; this is encoded by the coding sequence ATGATGACAAAAAATCTGGATAAATTATTTTCACCAATCAGTATAAACGGCATGACCCTGAAGAACCGGGCCGTCATGCCCGCCATGGGAACGGGTTACGGCAATACGGACAGCACCGTGAGTGACCGGCTCATCACCTATCTCGAACGACGGGCTGCCGGAGGCGTGGGCCTCATCATAACCGAGGTTTTCGCCGTGGACCGCCGGGGAAAGGGATTTCCTGCCGAAGTGGGCATATGGGACGACTCTTTTATCCCCGGGCTCACACGGCTTACGGAAGCGGTTCACCGTAAGGGAGCGCTTATAGCGGCCCAGCTCCATCATGCCGGGCGTGAAACCGCTGAAGGGATTGTGGGAGCAAAACCGGAAGCACCGTCTCCCCTGCCCAGCATCATCCTCCGCCAGCCCTGCGAAGAGATGACCATAGAACGCATAAACAAAGTGACGCAGGCCTTCGCCGACGCCGCTCTTCGGGCAAAAAACGCCGGTTTCGACGCCGTGGAGATTCACGGCGCCCATGGCTACCTGGTCTGCCAGTTCCTGTCGCCCTTCTCCAATCACCGCACGGACCAATATGGCGGCAGTCCGGAAAACCGGGCCCGCTTCGCCCTGGAGATCCTTGAAAAAACAAGAAAAGCCGTGGGACCGGATTTTCCCATCATCATACGCATATCATCGGACGAGGCTGTGAAAGGCGGTCATGACCTGGAATTCTCCCGCTGGCTTGCGCCGAAACTGGTGGAGGCCGGGGCGGACGCCATCCATGTGTCCCTTGGTGTCTACTCAACACCGGGCAACCTCACCATTGCATCCATGGATGTGGAGCCGGGCTTCAACCTGTTCCGGGCCCGGGCCATAAAGGAAGTGGTGTCCGTGCCGGTTATCGGCGTGGGAAGGATTCACGACCCGCGTCTGGCCGAAGATGCCTTGTCCAGGGGTGACGCTGATCTCATCAGCTTCGGCCGGCAGCATCTCACGGACCCCGATTTCCTGAACAAGGCCAAGGCCGGCAACTATGATGACATCCGCTTCTGCATAGCCTGCAACCAGGGATGCATTGAGCGCCTCATGTTCGAATTCAAATCAGCCACGTGTGTATTCAATCCCGAATGCGGCGAGGAATACCGCATGGATCTCGGTCCGGCCGAAAAACCACGTACCGTGTGGATTGCCGGTGCCGGACCGGCAGGTTTGTCGGCCGCCATGTATGCCGCTGAAAAGGGCCACGGGGTCCGCATCTTTGAAAGCGGGACAGAGCCCGGGGGCCAGCTCATCTCGGCCAGTATGCCTCCCCATAAAGAAGGGCTCCGCCAGTGGCTCGCCTGGGCACTGCGTCGACTCGCTGCAAAGGGGATAACGCCGGAATATAACACGGCTCTGACCCCCGATGAGGCAGCAAAGGAAAAGCCCGATCTGGTCATCTGCGCCACGGGCGCCGCTCCACTGGTTCCTCCCATTCCGGGAATTGATACCGCAATCGTCATAGATGCACGGGATGTGCTCACGGGAATCAAGTCCGTCACCACTGATCCCGTGGTCATCCTTGGGGCCGGGTATGTGGGCATGGAAACGGCCGATTTCCTGATTCAGCGGGGAATGAAAGTGACGGTCATTGAAAAGGCCCCTTTCCCGCCCGTCAATGCCATCACGGCCCACGGCTACTGGCTTCATCGTCGCCTGTATAAAAGCGGATCCCTGCTTGAGCTGGGAACAGAAATCATTTCTATTGAGAAAAACCTGGTCAGAATCAAAAAGCAGGACGGTACAGAAAAAAGTATCGAGGCCGTAACGGTCATCAACGCCCTGGGCGCAAAATCCCGGAAGGGCCTGTCGGAAGATCTGAAAAAGCTGGGAATTCCCACAGCTGACGTGGGCGACTCCATATCACCCCGGCGCTTTCTCGAGGCCATCCATGAAGGTGCGTGGGCTGGAATCAATATTGAAAAAAACATTGCAGGAGAAAAATAA
- a CDS encoding MFS transporter, with protein sequence MKMITRFSLYGFLKNLDFSEPFLILFYLSIGLNFFQIGVLVSFLNICINIMEVPSGALADIYGRKNCMILSLTSYIFSFAIFAFSESYIPLFPAVFFFSIGEAFRTGTHKAMIFDWLRKNDRLGEKTKVYGFTRSWSKYGSAISVVIATIIIIFSKSYRWIFIFSIIPYIAGVWNIACYPDYLNKKLSDRISIKLIFTHTFESLRTVFASSNLRKLIVQSMGFEGVFEVTKDYLQPILKAQAVVLAAFLMLPEKESTAVTVGIIYFILHIISANASLRSHIFAARFRSEQTAIIAMIFFGFALAFVSSAGLYLKLYAVAIIAYIAYYVIQNLWRPILVAQYDDYAESSQQASILSIESQTKTVGITIIAPVAGFMADRWGIESSLMLLAILLLILWVYSVAGRKEKTPASL encoded by the coding sequence ATGAAAATGATAACGCGATTTTCTCTCTATGGGTTTCTGAAGAATCTTGATTTTTCCGAACCATTCCTGATCCTCTTTTATCTTTCCATCGGATTGAACTTTTTCCAGATCGGCGTGCTGGTTTCATTTCTGAATATCTGCATTAATATCATGGAAGTTCCCAGCGGAGCTCTGGCCGATATTTATGGAAGAAAAAACTGCATGATACTGTCCCTGACGAGCTATATTTTCTCCTTTGCTATTTTTGCTTTTTCCGAATCGTATATTCCTCTTTTCCCGGCCGTATTCTTTTTCTCAATCGGCGAGGCTTTCCGGACGGGCACGCACAAGGCAATGATTTTCGACTGGCTCAGGAAGAATGACCGCCTTGGTGAAAAAACCAAAGTTTATGGTTTTACGCGTTCGTGGTCTAAGTATGGGAGCGCCATATCGGTTGTTATAGCGACCATAATCATTATCTTTTCAAAGAGCTACCGCTGGATTTTTATTTTTTCAATAATACCTTACATTGCCGGTGTCTGGAACATAGCCTGTTATCCCGACTACCTCAATAAAAAGCTCTCCGACAGGATCAGTATCAAACTCATTTTTACACATACTTTTGAGAGCTTAAGAACGGTTTTTGCCAGCAGTAATCTCCGGAAACTCATAGTGCAGAGCATGGGATTTGAGGGTGTCTTTGAGGTTACAAAGGATTACCTCCAGCCGATCCTGAAGGCCCAGGCTGTGGTGCTTGCCGCCTTTCTCATGCTGCCCGAGAAGGAGAGTACTGCCGTTACCGTGGGAATAATATATTTTATTCTCCATATAATCTCGGCAAACGCGTCGCTACGTTCTCATATCTTTGCCGCAAGGTTCAGGTCAGAGCAAACAGCCATTATCGCAATGATCTTCTTTGGATTTGCCCTTGCTTTTGTATCTTCGGCAGGTCTTTATCTGAAGTTATATGCTGTGGCCATTATCGCATACATTGCTTATTATGTCATACAGAATCTGTGGCGGCCCATACTGGTTGCACAATACGATGATTATGCCGAAAGCAGCCAGCAGGCATCCATCCTTTCCATTGAATCGCAGACCAAGACCGTGGGCATTACGATAATTGCTCCCGTGGCCGGTTTTATGGCGGACCGGTGGGGTATCGAGTCATCGCTGATGCTTCTCGCCATCCTGCTTCTTATACTCTGGGTTTATTCCGTGGCAGGGAGGAAAGAGAAGACCCCGGCCTCGTTATAA
- a CDS encoding enoyl-CoA hydratase — MENPVLYQEEGNIAIITLNRPERHNSFTQLLLAQLYDAIEKVDQTPGIRAAIITGNGKSFCSGIDLQVIGKENLFNPRGDGKELPDIMGACDKPIIGAVNGAAVTGGFELALNCDILIASENAKFGDTHAKVGIHPGWGMTQLLQQKIGQQRAKFMSLTCQYIDARRALEWGLVTEVVPAENLMTRAREVASLIGATNPDLMKKIKMLIEYRNSHSLDDSSKFERAEFRKFVEAAQALFNKA; from the coding sequence ATGGAAAATCCCGTATTATACCAGGAAGAAGGAAACATCGCAATCATAACGCTGAACAGGCCGGAGCGGCATAATTCATTTACGCAGCTGCTCCTGGCCCAGCTCTATGACGCAATTGAAAAGGTCGACCAGACACCGGGCATAAGAGCCGCCATTATTACCGGTAACGGCAAATCATTCTGCTCGGGGATCGATCTCCAGGTCATCGGTAAGGAGAATCTCTTTAATCCGCGCGGTGACGGCAAGGAGCTGCCCGACATCATGGGAGCCTGCGACAAGCCCATCATCGGTGCGGTTAACGGAGCAGCGGTGACAGGCGGATTCGAACTGGCCCTGAACTGCGACATTCTCATCGCGTCGGAAAATGCCAAGTTCGGTGATACCCACGCAAAGGTGGGAATTCATCCCGGCTGGGGCATGACGCAGCTGCTGCAGCAGAAAATCGGGCAGCAGCGGGCCAAGTTCATGTCCCTCACCTGCCAATATATCGATGCCCGCAGGGCTCTCGAGTGGGGACTGGTCACGGAAGTGGTGCCTGCAGAAAACCTCATGACCCGGGCCAGGGAAGTGGCTTCGCTCATCGGCGCCACCAATCCTGACCTTATGAAGAAGATAAAAATGCTCATTGAATACCGGAACAGCCACAGCCTGGATGATTCTTCAAAATTTGAAAGGGCCGAGTTCCGGAAGTTTGTTGAAGCGGCACAGGCTCTTTTCAACAAGGCGTAA
- a CDS encoding short-chain dehydrogenase: MINFKLDGKVALVTGASRGIGESIARTLAAYGAEVILVSRKIESLQQVADSIISEGGKAVPMACHVGENVQIEKLYKDIEAKYGRLDILVNNAATNPYFGDMNGVDEAIWDKTFDVNLKGPFFMIQKAIPLMKQSGSGSVVNVSSVNGIKPAPFQGVYSITKASLIAMTKAFAKELAPLKIRVNALLPGLTDTKFSKALMGNDAIYDYVVKQIPMGRHAEPDEMAGAVLYLVSDAASFTTGSLIVCDGGFLA; this comes from the coding sequence ATGATCAATTTCAAACTTGACGGTAAGGTAGCTTTAGTCACGGGCGCAAGCCGGGGCATAGGAGAATCCATCGCCAGGACCCTGGCCGCCTACGGCGCGGAAGTCATACTGGTGAGCAGAAAGATAGAGTCTCTTCAGCAGGTTGCCGACTCCATAATCAGCGAAGGAGGCAAAGCCGTACCCATGGCCTGTCATGTGGGAGAGAATGTGCAGATCGAAAAACTCTATAAGGACATCGAAGCGAAATACGGCCGCCTTGATATCCTCGTCAACAACGCCGCGACCAATCCCTATTTCGGCGACATGAACGGCGTCGATGAAGCCATATGGGACAAGACCTTCGATGTCAATCTCAAGGGTCCCTTCTTCATGATACAGAAGGCCATCCCCCTCATGAAGCAGAGCGGCTCCGGATCGGTCGTGAATGTATCGTCGGTTAACGGCATCAAGCCGGCCCCCTTCCAGGGAGTCTATTCCATCACCAAGGCTTCGCTTATCGCCATGACCAAGGCCTTTGCCAAGGAACTGGCCCCGTTAAAAATACGGGTCAACGCCCTTCTGCCCGGACTCACGGACACCAAGTTTTCCAAAGCGCTCATGGGCAACGACGCCATCTATGATTACGTGGTAAAACAGATACCCATGGGACGCCATGCCGAACCCGATGAAATGGCCGGGGCCGTGCTGTATCTCGTTTCCGATGCGGCCTCCTTCACAACGGGAAGCCTCATTGTCTGTGACGGCGGCTTCCTGGCGTGA
- a CDS encoding cytochrome C biogenesis protein produces MKTGRLVYLFMPAAIIMAFLYAPPAAGLGEASRIVYFHVPLAWGSVLAFAVSGIFSIRYLFGSNGSEAMLDMKAHHSAGIGLTFTVLAIISGSIWAKMSWGSYWNWDPRETSIVILLLIYISYFALFGAMSDNGNRGRISSVYLILVMVIVPFFIFVVPRVYPSLHPDPIINAEKKMNMDIKMRMTLLVSTVSFTLLYVYFMGMRNRLMGIEQKIDEKIENRREM; encoded by the coding sequence ATGAAAACAGGAAGACTGGTTTACCTATTCATGCCCGCGGCCATTATCATGGCCTTCTTATATGCTCCTCCGGCGGCAGGTCTCGGTGAGGCCAGCAGGATAGTATATTTTCATGTTCCCCTTGCCTGGGGTTCCGTACTGGCCTTCGCGGTCTCGGGGATTTTTTCCATCAGGTATCTTTTCGGCAGTAACGGAAGCGAGGCGATGCTCGATATGAAAGCCCATCACTCCGCCGGCATCGGGCTTACCTTTACCGTGCTGGCCATTATATCCGGATCGATCTGGGCTAAAATGAGCTGGGGAAGCTACTGGAACTGGGACCCGCGTGAAACTTCCATCGTTATTCTGTTACTGATATACATTTCCTATTTTGCTCTTTTCGGTGCCATGAGCGACAACGGGAATCGCGGAAGAATATCCTCGGTTTACCTGATACTTGTCATGGTGATTGTACCGTTCTTTATTTTCGTTGTGCCGAGAGTATATCCGTCTCTTCACCCCGATCCCATAATTAACGCGGAAAAGAAAATGAATATGGATATAAAAATGCGGATGACTCTCCTGGTTTCGACCGTGTCATTTACGCTGCTCTATGTTTATTTCATGGGAATGAGAAACAGGCTGATGGGAATTGAGCAAAAGATTGATGAAAAGATTGAGAACAGGCGAGAGATGTAA
- a CDS encoding 3-hydroxybutyryl-CoA dehydrogenase, giving the protein MNVNDIKKVLIIGSGTMGQQIGLQCALNGYNVVLYDIKDELLEKAMLRIQKIARRLVRGNQLKEDDVPAVMARITATSSAEKAGSDADLVSESIPEDPDLKGKVFGQFNAICPVHTIFTTNTSSLLPSQFAAATGRPERFAALHFHDAQMAPVVDIMPHPGTAKEIVDLLYDFSLSIKQIPIVMHKENNGYVFNAMFMMLLASALTLAARDVASIEDIDRSFVGVMRSPLGPFALMDQIGIDTVYKITDYWANVTNNNQGKRNAAFLKGYVDQGHLGSKTGRGFYTYPDPAFLRPDFLMGQK; this is encoded by the coding sequence ATGAATGTCAATGATATTAAAAAAGTGCTGATAATCGGCAGCGGCACCATGGGCCAGCAGATCGGCCTTCAGTGCGCCCTGAACGGGTATAACGTGGTTCTCTACGACATAAAAGATGAACTGCTGGAAAAGGCCATGCTGCGCATTCAGAAAATCGCCAGGCGTCTTGTCCGTGGAAACCAGCTGAAAGAAGATGATGTTCCCGCAGTCATGGCGCGCATAACAGCAACCTCCTCGGCGGAAAAGGCCGGGAGTGATGCCGACCTGGTCAGTGAATCCATACCCGAAGATCCTGATTTGAAAGGCAAAGTATTTGGGCAGTTCAATGCAATATGTCCTGTCCACACCATCTTCACCACGAACACCTCTTCACTGCTCCCGTCACAGTTCGCCGCAGCCACGGGCAGGCCCGAAAGATTCGCCGCCCTGCATTTTCATGACGCCCAGATGGCCCCAGTAGTCGATATCATGCCCCACCCGGGAACAGCGAAAGAGATCGTGGACCTGCTCTATGATTTTTCCCTGTCCATAAAACAGATACCCATCGTCATGCACAAGGAAAACAATGGCTATGTCTTCAACGCCATGTTCATGATGCTCCTGGCCTCGGCTCTGACCCTGGCTGCGCGCGATGTTGCCTCCATTGAGGACATCGACCGCTCTTTCGTCGGCGTCATGCGCTCGCCACTGGGCCCCTTTGCGCTCATGGACCAGATCGGTATCGACACCGTGTATAAAATCACCGATTACTGGGCCAATGTTACCAATAATAACCAGGGAAAAAGAAATGCCGCCTTTCTCAAAGGCTATGTGGACCAGGGACACCTGGGAAGCAAAACAGGTCGGGGATTCTACACCTATCCCGATCCCGCCTTTCTAAGGCCGGATTTTCTCATGGGACAAAAATAA
- the gmd gene encoding GDP-mannose 4,6-dehydratase encodes MKKALITGITGQDGSYLAELLLEKGYEVHGVVRRSSSFNRERIEPLYLTTLIQDSHIYNKLQLHYGDMTDSSNLIRLVQTVQPHEIYNLAAQSHVKVSFDVPEYTADTDGLGTLRLLEAVRLLNLEKETRIYQASTSELFGKVQEVPQSENTPFYPRSPYGVAKLYAYWIVKNYREAYGMHASNGILFNHESERRGENFVTRKISLAAARISLGMQKKLYLGNLDAKRDWGYARDYVECMWLMLRQDESDDYVVATGETHSVREFVTLAFSEAGIDLEWKGQGVDEKGINRANGDTLIEIDPAYFRPAEVDILVGDASKARQRLGWVPKTTFGDLCRIMVAADMRKCTDEQKIR; translated from the coding sequence ATGAAAAAAGCCCTTATTACCGGCATTACCGGCCAGGACGGTTCTTATCTCGCGGAATTACTCCTTGAAAAAGGATACGAGGTTCACGGCGTTGTCCGGCGAAGCTCTTCTTTTAACCGGGAAAGGATCGAACCCCTGTATCTGACCACGCTGATACAGGACAGTCATATCTATAATAAACTGCAGCTGCATTACGGTGATATGACCGATTCAAGCAACCTGATCAGGCTTGTCCAGACCGTTCAGCCCCATGAGATATATAACCTGGCAGCGCAGTCCCATGTGAAGGTCTCTTTCGATGTTCCGGAATACACGGCCGATACGGACGGCCTTGGTACGCTGCGTCTTCTCGAAGCTGTCCGGTTGCTGAACCTCGAGAAAGAGACGCGCATCTACCAGGCGTCAACATCGGAACTGTTCGGCAAAGTGCAGGAGGTTCCCCAGAGCGAGAACACGCCTTTCTATCCACGGAGCCCCTACGGTGTGGCGAAACTCTATGCCTACTGGATCGTGAAAAATTATCGCGAGGCCTACGGCATGCATGCCAGCAATGGCATTCTTTTTAATCATGAATCGGAACGCCGCGGTGAAAATTTCGTGACAAGGAAAATAAGCCTGGCTGCGGCGCGCATATCCCTGGGTATGCAGAAAAAGCTGTATCTCGGCAACCTCGATGCAAAACGCGACTGGGGATACGCCCGGGACTATGTTGAATGCATGTGGCTCATGCTGCGTCAGGACGAGTCGGACGATTATGTCGTGGCTACGGGAGAGACTCATTCCGTCAGGGAATTTGTCACCCTGGCCTTCAGTGAGGCAGGGATCGATCTGGAATGGAAAGGCCAGGGAGTTGATGAAAAGGGAATCAACAGGGCTAACGGCGATACATTGATTGAAATTGATCCCGCCTACTTCAGGCCTGCCGAGGTTGATATTTTGGTGGGAGACGCATCAAAGGCCAGACAGCGCCTGGGATGGGTGCCGAAAACAACCTTTGGAGATTTATGCCGGATAATGGTGGCCGCTGATATGAGGAAATGTACCGATGAGCAAAAGATCCGGTAA
- a CDS encoding heme ABC exporter ATP-binding protein CcmA — MPVIIKSTNIAKKFNRMTLFRDISFSLSAGQSLSLTGRNGSGKSTLLKIIAGITSPSSGSMTYALNGAALGRYDFFSHIGFISPVMNVYEELTGLENLRFVGGVKDDDRSLALLDRFELRGHENKPVRLYSSGMKQRLKLACCLLNDPPVLLLDEPGMNLDRKGRDIIYSYLDSVREDRIIIIATNENEEAALCRGRIDLDH; from the coding sequence ATGCCGGTGATAATTAAAAGTACGAATATCGCCAAAAAATTCAACCGCATGACCCTTTTCCGGGATATTTCTTTCTCTCTTTCCGCGGGCCAGTCCCTGTCCCTGACGGGGCGCAACGGTTCGGGAAAATCCACACTGCTCAAAATAATTGCCGGTATCACCAGTCCTTCGTCGGGTTCCATGACCTATGCATTGAACGGTGCTGCCCTGGGGCGATATGATTTTTTCAGCCATATAGGTTTTATCAGTCCCGTCATGAATGTTTATGAGGAACTCACGGGACTGGAAAATCTTCGGTTTGTCGGCGGGGTAAAGGACGATGATAGAAGCCTTGCCTTACTGGACAGGTTTGAGCTCCGGGGTCATGAGAACAAACCGGTTCGGCTCTATTCCTCGGGGATGAAGCAGCGGCTGAAACTGGCCTGCTGTCTTCTTAACGATCCTCCCGTACTCCTTCTCGATGAACCGGGCATGAACCTGGACCGGAAAGGCAGGGATATCATCTATTCATACCTGGATTCCGTCAGGGAAGACAGGATAATCATCATCGCAACCAATGAAAATGAAGAGGCCGCACTGTGCCGGGGGAGGATCGACCTTGATCACTGA
- a CDS encoding cytochrome C biogenesis protein, with the protein MNVKRIVIFLAAVALLITGIVVLSDDIMSPYVPFDEAKKKAGTYVQIIGSLDKAVPVVHGEGKYMFTMVDKENGSMRVVHGDVKPLNFEHAEQIVVLGRFSTAGNIFEADKILVKCPSKYNKDPKQSVNE; encoded by the coding sequence ATGAACGTTAAGCGTATTGTTATTTTTCTCGCTGCCGTCGCCCTGCTTATCACCGGTATCGTGGTTCTCAGCGACGACATCATGTCTCCCTACGTGCCCTTTGACGAGGCGAAAAAGAAGGCCGGGACGTATGTACAGATCATCGGCTCTCTTGATAAGGCTGTTCCCGTGGTGCATGGAGAAGGGAAGTACATGTTTACTATGGTCGACAAAGAGAATGGAAGCATGAGAGTCGTCCATGGTGACGTAAAACCCCTCAATTTTGAGCATGCCGAACAAATAGTCGTACTGGGCAGGTTCAGTACTGCGGGAAATATCTTTGAAGCGGACAAGATCCTGGTAAAATGTCCGTCCAAATACAACAAAGATCCGAAACAGTCCGTCAACGAATAA
- a CDS encoding epimerase produces the protein MSKRSGKVLIIGIDSFTGGYLERELLSAGYDVNGTVFGESPGENYFQCNVKDREQVAGVLQKTAPDYIINLVAQSFVAHDDMREFYEVNLFGTINLLDAILDTAGQGLPAKIILASTANVYGKTAYAVLDENICPNPVNHYALSKYAMEKIAANYFDRLNIMITRPFNYTGVGQSEKFIIPKIVGHFLEKKDIIELGNMDSERDFSDVRDVVRAYRVIMESDLNSGIINICSSRTISISRILELARAYSHHDIKIAVNNSFKRRSDIRSLRGDNGKLRQLGYVSQYTIEDTIAWMLSGEQKNAGDN, from the coding sequence ATGAGCAAAAGATCCGGTAAAGTTCTCATCATTGGAATTGACAGTTTCACCGGGGGGTATCTTGAGAGAGAACTTCTCTCCGCCGGTTATGACGTGAACGGAACGGTTTTTGGCGAATCCCCCGGAGAAAATTATTTTCAGTGTAATGTGAAGGACAGGGAACAGGTTGCCGGTGTGCTTCAGAAAACGGCTCCGGACTATATTATTAATCTCGTAGCGCAGTCCTTCGTAGCCCATGATGACATGCGGGAGTTTTATGAGGTGAATCTTTTCGGAACCATAAATCTTCTCGATGCCATACTGGATACTGCCGGACAGGGACTACCGGCTAAAATCATTTTAGCCAGTACTGCCAATGTGTATGGAAAAACCGCCTATGCCGTCCTTGATGAGAATATTTGTCCCAATCCCGTGAATCATTACGCCCTGAGCAAATATGCCATGGAAAAAATCGCCGCGAATTATTTTGACCGGCTTAATATAATGATAACCCGTCCTTTCAACTATACCGGCGTGGGACAGTCGGAGAAATTTATCATCCCCAAAATCGTCGGGCATTTCCTTGAGAAAAAAGACATTATCGAGCTGGGGAATATGGACAGCGAACGGGATTTTTCCGATGTGCGTGACGTAGTCAGGGCTTACCGGGTTATAATGGAATCGGACCTGAATTCCGGGATTATAAATATCTGTTCTTCCAGGACCATAAGCATATCCAGAATTCTGGAACTGGCCCGGGCATATTCCCATCATGATATAAAAATAGCCGTGAACAATTCATTCAAAAGGCGGAGCGATATCCGGAGCCTGAGGGGCGACAACGGCAAGCTTAGACAGCTTGGCTACGTAAGTCAATATACGATTGAAGATACCATCGCATGGATGCTTTCCGGGGAGCAGAAGAATGCCGGTGATAATTAA
- a CDS encoding heme ABC transporter permease CcmB has translation MKMKRPHCAGGGSTLITDVLRQLKKDFLVEFRSRAAVNTALAFAGIITLSISLAAGGTPFSALVQAVFLWIILFFSAMNGLLHIFTREEEEQTSLFLSLNVQAEAVYLAKLVFNITFFLVIEMVTCPLFIFFLQVTVMDLILFVMTVLSGGLALASAVTMLAAMTARAGGKGALFTVISFPVVLPVIWVSIGATVESLQGASGDAWNSVVFLLAFSGAVTAISFLLFRYVWYDE, from the coding sequence ATGAAAATGAAGAGGCCGCACTGTGCCGGGGGAGGATCGACCTTGATCACTGATGTGCTGCGTCAGTTGAAAAAAGACTTCCTTGTTGAATTTCGCAGCCGTGCTGCCGTGAATACGGCCCTGGCCTTCGCCGGCATCATCACCCTTTCCATAAGCCTGGCTGCAGGCGGAACGCCTTTTTCAGCACTGGTTCAGGCCGTATTTCTCTGGATCATCCTGTTTTTCAGCGCCATGAACGGGCTGCTTCATATTTTTACCCGCGAGGAAGAGGAGCAGACATCGCTGTTCCTGAGCCTCAACGTTCAGGCTGAAGCGGTCTACCTGGCCAAACTTGTCTTCAACATCACCTTTTTTCTTGTCATTGAAATGGTTACCTGTCCGCTTTTTATTTTCTTCCTGCAGGTAACGGTGATGGATCTCATCCTGTTTGTCATGACCGTGCTTTCGGGCGGGCTCGCCCTTGCATCGGCGGTAACCATGCTGGCGGCAATGACTGCACGGGCCGGGGGCAAGGGAGCGCTTTTTACGGTCATATCCTTTCCCGTTGTTCTTCCTGTTATATGGGTCAGCATCGGCGCCACTGTGGAGTCGCTCCAGGGGGCTTCCGGGGATGCGTGGAACAGCGTGGTTTTTTTACTTGCATTTTCCGGTGCTGTCACGGCTATATCGTTTCTATTATTCCGATATGTGTGGTACGATGAATGA